A genomic window from Streptomyces sp. NBC_00234 includes:
- a CDS encoding acyl-CoA dehydrogenase family protein, with protein MSLDHRLTAEHEELRRTVEAFAHDVVAPKIGDFYERHEFPYEIVREMGRMGLFGLPFPEEYGGMGGDYLALGIALEELARVDSSVAITLEAGVSLGAMPVFRFGTEEQKQQWLPRLCAGEALGAFGLTEPGAGSDAGGTRTTAVLDQATGEWVINGSKCFITNSGTDITELVTVTAVTGRKENGAPRISAIIVPSGTPGFTVAAPYSKVGWNASDTRELSFSDVRVPAANLLGEEGRGYAQFLRILDEGRIAISALATGLAQGCVDESVKYAAERHAFGKPIGANQAIQFKIADMEMRAHMARIGWRDAASRLVAGEPFKKEAAIAKLYSSTVAVDNAREATQIHGGYGFMNEYPVARMWRDSKILEIGEGTSEVQRMLIARELGLPA; from the coding sequence ATGTCTCTGGACCACCGGCTGACCGCCGAGCACGAGGAACTGCGACGCACCGTCGAGGCGTTCGCGCACGACGTGGTCGCGCCGAAGATCGGCGACTTCTACGAGCGCCATGAATTCCCGTACGAGATCGTCCGCGAGATGGGACGGATGGGCCTGTTCGGTCTGCCGTTCCCGGAGGAGTACGGCGGCATGGGCGGGGACTACCTCGCTCTCGGCATCGCCCTCGAAGAGCTGGCCCGGGTCGACTCGTCCGTGGCGATCACCCTGGAGGCCGGCGTCTCACTGGGCGCCATGCCGGTCTTCCGCTTCGGCACGGAGGAGCAGAAGCAGCAGTGGCTGCCGCGGCTCTGCGCCGGCGAGGCGCTCGGCGCGTTCGGCCTGACGGAGCCGGGGGCCGGCTCGGACGCGGGCGGCACCCGCACGACGGCGGTGCTGGACCAGGCCACCGGCGAGTGGGTCATCAACGGCTCCAAGTGCTTCATCACCAACTCCGGCACGGACATCACGGAGCTGGTCACGGTGACCGCGGTGACCGGCCGCAAGGAGAACGGCGCCCCGCGCATCTCCGCGATCATCGTGCCGTCCGGCACCCCCGGCTTCACGGTCGCCGCCCCGTACTCCAAGGTCGGCTGGAACGCCTCGGACACCCGCGAGCTGTCCTTCAGCGACGTCCGGGTCCCCGCGGCGAACCTGCTCGGCGAGGAGGGCCGCGGCTACGCGCAGTTCCTGCGCATCCTGGACGAGGGCCGGATCGCCATCTCGGCCCTGGCGACGGGCCTGGCCCAGGGCTGTGTGGACGAGTCCGTGAAGTACGCGGCGGAACGGCACGCCTTCGGCAAGCCGATCGGAGCCAACCAGGCCATCCAGTTCAAGATCGCGGACATGGAGATGCGGGCCCACATGGCCCGCATCGGCTGGCGCGACGCGGCCTCACGGCTGGTGGCGGGCGAGCCCTTCAAGAAGGAAGCGGCGATCGCGAAGCTGTACTCGTCGACGGTGGCGGTGGACAACGCCCGCGAGGCGACGCAGATCCACGGCGGCTACGGCTTCATGAACGAGTACCCGGTGGCCCGCATGTGGCGCGACTCCAAGATCCTGGAGATCGGCGAGGGCACGAGCGAGGTGCAGCGGATGCTGATCGCACGCGAGCTGGGGCTGCCGGCCTGA
- a CDS encoding GNAT family N-acetyltransferase, whose translation MTPRHWPLYGLRIHTPRLELRLPGLDLLDELAKVAADGVHAPDSMPFTVPWTDGSPAERGRAVYQHVLGTVANWSVRSWTLSLAVLHEGKVVGRQDLMAADFAVKGEAETGSWLGLAHQGQGIGTEMRAAALHLAFAGLGARYAVSAAMTDNPRSLGVSRRLGYLPDGLDIGAVRDEPVTLQRLRLARARWEEYRSVDVTIEGLDACRAEFGA comes from the coding sequence ATGACTCCCCGGCACTGGCCCCTGTACGGCCTTCGCATCCATACGCCCCGCCTGGAACTCCGCCTTCCTGGGCTCGACTTGCTCGACGAGCTCGCGAAGGTGGCCGCCGACGGGGTGCACGCACCGGACAGCATGCCGTTCACCGTGCCGTGGACCGACGGGTCGCCCGCCGAGCGCGGGCGTGCCGTGTACCAGCATGTGCTGGGCACAGTCGCGAACTGGTCCGTACGGAGCTGGACCCTCAGCCTCGCCGTGCTGCACGAGGGCAAGGTCGTGGGACGGCAGGACCTGATGGCGGCCGATTTCGCGGTGAAAGGCGAGGCCGAAACCGGTTCCTGGCTCGGGCTCGCGCACCAGGGGCAGGGCATCGGCACCGAGATGCGGGCAGCCGCGCTGCATCTCGCGTTCGCCGGACTCGGTGCCCGGTACGCGGTCTCGGCCGCGATGACCGACAACCCGCGTTCGCTCGGCGTCTCGCGGCGCCTCGGCTATCTTCCCGACGGTCTGGATATCGGCGCCGTACGCGACGAGCCCGTCACCCTGCAGCGGCTGCGGCTGGCACGCGCCCGCTGGGAGGAGTACCGCAGCGTCGACGTCACGATCGAGGGACTCGACGCCTGCCGGGCGGAGTTCGGCGCATGA